From the genome of Cydia pomonella isolate Wapato2018A chromosome 1, ilCydPomo1, whole genome shotgun sequence:
aacaaaagtCAAAGGGTTGGAAGATTTATCGGTACAGAAGCTTTCTGCATCTCCGGTAAATATGACGATGGCGATGGAAATATTCGTACCCACGCTGGCTATCCGAGCAGGTAGCTCcttatttcgttatttttatcGTGTATTACAACCGAGATTGTTCAGTTATGAAATGCTTTGGCTACTTTCTTACCGTGACCGGATTGTATAGATTCAATAAGCACTTGAGTGGAAATTCCTTAAatattctttgttttttttttatcaaaatagcAAACTACTGTATTATACTTTTTTCGgaagttataattataagttagAATGACGGGCTTAATTCAACGGCTGTTATTTTTGCATTTCAGACCGGTACCATCTGCAGGGCACAATAATGTACATTTTCTCAATAGACGACAAGGGAGTATTCAAGTAAGTCTACAGCCAATAAAATGAATCGTTGACAAAACATTAAGAGTCCTTGCAACCAATTTAGTAATTTTGGcctattatacctacctacttatttaaaCAACTAGGTGTCTCGTTAAAGTCAGTGGCTACGCAGTGCGCCACCATAAAAAATTTCATGTATATGTTGCCGAGACCATATGACTCGCACTGTCataaagttatcagatctcatgtagagccaaggtTCTAAATCTATTCGGCCCAACTCTACAAgctctaacttcacaaactacaccttagtcaaaatatgtggcttgcccgtttcgttactacaagaattATTATAAGTACAGTTTACTGaaaacactaatcgacttatataagttattatttgttaaagcactatatttatactatactatttcaactgttttattattattacactaaCACTATATTTATACTACACTATTTCAactgttttattatttgtacGCGTGACAGATAAGGAGATGCctaacaccttccctgtttcgatctgtaatttactatgtatacttttattttcaatggaactaaaggtctgtttgttatcacttaagcttatatatattaatatgtgactgtttgtttcctaaataaattaaaaaaaaaaaaaaaatatttaattctaacaaaattttggtggttACTATTGGGAAAAAAAACCGTCATTTTACCACTAACCGAGTTGGTAACTTGtgagattttttttcccagtagctAGTagtaccagtggtaaaaggtggaaaAAAAACCAGTAactactggtaacaacttgatgGTAAccagtgggaataacccatttATTCCTTCGTGATTTAAGCCGCTTGCCTCGTCTTGCCCGCCACCCAGTATTGTCCCCCTTCCCCTACAGTTTTTGTGATTACACGAATTTTCACTATGACCTATCAGTAACTTGTATTAATATTTCACATGATACAGGTCTAACGTCAATAGACTGCGAGCCCGAGCGAACATAAAGTTTGGGGCTAAAGAAAATGACACAGTTGTGACTCATCTCAAGCTCGACTATTCAGTTAATGACAttaaggtaaaataaaaatataagcgCTACTAAGCTACTGCTAAACTGACAACGTAATACTATGTGATAACTAGACTTTAACGTGCAATAAACTTCAACTAAATCTAATAACacgaaattttttttatcagtagTTGATGTTTTTTTCAAAAGGTACATTTTCTTTCAGATACAACTAGGCGGCAGCAGTGACACTGTGAACGGCATTGCAAATAACATGATATCGGATCTCATAAACAGCAGCGAAACCAAAAACCGGCTTCagcttttaattaaacaacagGCGAATAGATATCTCCGAGGGCATACACCACAAGAATTCGTTGAAATAGTTTCTAGGATATGagtatatttactattttaaaGCATTTAAAGCTGGTCGGCTAGCACGACGCGCTATCAACAAGCAAGTCTTCTAATTAGACAGTGTATTATTACGCGGGACTCGAAGTATCGCGAGATGTGCTTAGTATGGGCCTGCCTGGACTAGCTAGCTATACACGCCGCTTCAAAAATGTTCTTCAAAGCTGTGCTGTATTGTGCGTGAGTTGCGAAGGGCTTTTATgacaaataatgtaattttatttacagtacatatggtgctactcaGAGATGGGCAAAATGTAAACGACTAACGATTAACGATTAAGACTAAAAGAATTAATTGCGACTGACGATTGAAAACGACGACTGATCAATCGTAGTTGTATAGAGTGCAACTAATTTAGTTACAACTAAATTAGTTGCCGATTGATTACGGACAACTAATTTTTGTAATCGTCTAATTAGTTAGACTATTTTTTTGGCGACTAATGTTAGAAGCAAATTAAATGGAAAACCTACATTATTGTTTGCGACTTGTAAACATTGCAGTTTTTCGCTATTTATCGTTACCTGTATCCATAATATAACGATATATACTACACATATATCGTTAtaaatgagcggaattcttcatagcaaaaatcaaactgtcagagggattgacctaactgttttatcgacttatcgatgttacggaataatatcgcattaggtatccataatcaacttaaaagattattctataacatttgacctctttgataagcaacttgtatttccgtattaaagtaaatcatgtcagcgtcacatatgtcatttatgtcacttgagttttcatgagtgatttccgtgccgtgttactaaaatggttaatcctaaaagaaaacaataaaaaaatggatatggatacagaaagattcttatttcagtttcaaagaagattcttccacaatatattgctctaaatgttacgttcatttacatcataaaagtattttctgttttattctttactattataccaaaatacagtggcggtcagctaattagggacacctgtgtttcgttaagtgacaaatatttatcgataagtcgataaaacagttaggtcaatccctctgacagtttgatttttgctatgaagaattccgacataatattacattgtcatgtCAAAACCAGCGATGACATAGTTTTAATATAGATTTAACCGTGAAATATAGTCGAttgaaactaaaactaatttaGTTGTTAGTTGTACATTCTCACAACTAATTTAATCGCAACTAAATTAATCGCAATTAAAAAATTACGATTGATATTTTAATCGATTGATTagttaactaaaaaaataatcgattaatgcccatctctgtagcactgctactttaccgcactagtgcgaaaattagcatattacgttactgtgtcgaacatttaaagggccatatatgtactgtaaaacgttgtacgatacatgtgcgaataggtaattcgcaactcgtgtcgatttaaaacactcccttcggtcgtgttttaatttatcgccactcgtttcgaatttcctatttttcgcacttgtatcgtaatgtactattacagtacatatggcgctaccaggtgctactttaccgccttagtgcggtaactagcactatacgtgcgtatgtcgaaatatttaagggccatatgtactgtaaaacgtacaatgcacattacttacattatatattaaaaaaattattaacattacgATTGTCAGTCtgttataaaatagtacatttctaTACAAgcgcgaaaaataggaaatacgcAACGAGTGGCTATAAATGAAACCACAACCGAATGGAGCGtattaaatcgacacgagttgcgaattaccttttcgcattTACAATCGTAgtgttaatacaattttaaacatATAATGTAACTAAAGGATGACGGCCATTTCTTTTAAGTTATGCTTAGAAACCAAGAAATTATTTCTTttagaaattaaatatgtaGAATCTACCCAAACCATGACATTACGCCATATTAAACAAGCAATTAAATTATCCTTTATTTAGTCAAAACCTATTTCTGGATGATCGTTCTTAACAAATTTCCCCGCAGAAATAGAAAGGTttgtatacaaaatttatatGACTTTCTGTAAATGTATGTACAGCTTAGCTTTAGTTTAGGCAGCAGCTGTTATGAATTGGTAAAACctaatgcctacgccaattctgtaCCTGAGACTTCATCTCGTATGCAACCAAGTAATACTtgcaatacaatataataaagtaCTCTTTAGTCTTTAGTGTCCATCTCCACCACACTAAACAGACGCAAACAATAATCCAGATTACATATAGCACGTGTGTAGGCAGAGGGATGCCAATGTAGTGATAAATTAACGGTTATGAGAAAAAGAACAGAAATTCAAAAAACAATTATCTAAAATGCCAGAGTTGGGATCGGGCCAGAGTGGTACTGGCTTATAATTGACTACTCCGTTTACCTAGTGGTCTAGGCCTAATCAGTGTCAAGACGGAATTGTGAGATACTCTAATAACTACTCTAATGTATAATTAACCCACGCGCTCGTCGGGATAGAGTTGAATTTAAACAATACGTTGAGCTGTCCCACTTACAAGCGTCAAGAGTCAACAAGCTTATGATTTACATTAAActatacaaattacaaatattcTAAAAACTGTATCTTATCTATTGATAACAGTGTTCGTATACGCAAGTACCATACCTAATTACCTCATGTGGAATGAAACAATAAAGCTATGAAATACgcatttttacacgttttaatgaaGGACAAATGCCATGATTtaccgccaacaaactgttacGCAGTTCGGCGAAATTTTTGTTACTGTTCATGTATGTGTTTTTtacataacaataataataataataattcagcctatacacgtcccactgctgggcacaggcctcctctcatgcgcgagagggctcgggctacagtccccacgctagcccaatgcggattggggacttcacatacacctttgaatttcttcgcagatgtatgcaggtttcctcacgatgttttccttcaccgaaaagctagtggtaaatatcaaatgatatttcgtacataagttccgaaaaactcattggtacgagccaggatttgaacccacgacctccggattgaaagtcggacgtcatatccactcggccaccaccgccacataacaataaataaaataaaaaaaacacacggaAACTAGATTCTTTTTGCAAGGGCAGAGTCCAACCAAAACATTAAAACgttaaagttggctcgatagaaaaatagTACTTTGTCTAACTCCCCTCATTGGACAATTGGTcaatgaaattttggatacgaataagtgacataattttaaaagttatgGATTGCAAAatcctagggagttatagtttttttttcacaatccataactcccgcgggaacaaaataggcatttgtccttcagtacacctgcatgaaataagatctttttcgagcaagtgtgatgaaaaatcaTGAACATGTCTAATattcgttaattttttttaaattgaaaagtTATCGGAAACTTTAAACGTAATAAagagtttttattttgataatggAAAATTGAAGCATAAATACGAATGAAGCAAAGATAATAATGCAAAAAGAGTAAAAGTCCAATTTAGGATATTTATCTACAGATCCTTTAGTTTCAAAAATAGTACCGCGGACCTAAAATTTCCAATATCGTCTAAGGAAAGGGGGAAAGCTTTTTTTCGAGGTTCTCAGTCACGTTATGGGCATGTGTGGTGGGTGAGTAAGTGAAATGCACAGATTTACCTCTTGAGCGGCATGTCGGAGTTCTTGTCCTGCGGATTGAGGAACAGCTTGACGCGGCAATTGACGACGCGCCGCAGCACCAGCAGCAGCGGCGCCACGCGCTGCGCCGCGGTCGACGCGGGGTCCAGCACTGCCACGATCTACAAGTAACACGAAATGTTACAGTGGTACATTAGCAATACcaattttgtataaaacaattctgGTTGTAAAAGAGTTGTAAGAGCGTATATAATAAAGTCGAAGAAAAAATAGTGTCAACGAGTTTACTGTACACGTCGCCATATGTTTCATGGTAATTGGATCGCTAAATGTCAACTTTAACAATTATCGATCGTGTCATTcgcgaagacgcgtgccttaactcgtattgtcatgttattaaaggttagctttgacaaatctgcgcgtcattcggatgacacgaactatacaatACAGTTATCGcttaagtaattcagcattggAATCGTAATAAAGTTTAAGAGAGTATGGAAGTAAGAATACTTATATTGTCTGCGATTATACTAAGAACACATAAGTTCACGCTGCTGCTGCGTGCCACCACCACCGCCTTCAGCATCTCGTCCGCGCTCAGCTTCGTCATGTCGTCCTCCTCGTCTATATAATGCAATACCTACACTAATACTACATGTACAGTGAGAACATAACCTCAATGGCGGCCTCGTCGtcgtgcagcggcggcagctcCACGAGCGAGTGGTCGGCGCGCAGCCCCGCGGGCAGCGGCGTGCGCGCGCGAGGGCTGCGCGCCGCTAGCACCGCCACCGCCTTCAGCATCTCGTCCGCGCTCAGCTTCGATACGTCGTATTCCTCTTCGTCTATATAACAAATTATCAATATAACTTAACTCAAAAATGTGCTTTGACTTTTATTTTCTACAATCATAGGTTTCattattgtttatatattttttaccgcTAGTGAACACTCGTAGATAAATTAAAGGGttgctaaaaaaattaaacgcttATCGAGAACATTGATTTCATTTATCATAACGTTGATGAATGGTCTAAGTCTACTAAAAGCAAGTAGCAAACTCGAACTAGAACTCCAAGTAGGACTCGCACTTAACACTattcaatgtgtaaacaggccctaaactATACTGGCTACCACTTACCATCATCGGTAACTTCATTTGTAACAGTTTTTTTCTTATCAAATATTTCAGCTAACTTATCGGCATACATGTTGCTGCTAaatctgtaataaaaaaactcCATCAGTATTTACTAATTAACTCTATCGATTCCAACTAGGGGTGGTTTATAGAATATTATCAGACTAACACCCACAAACTGCTATTGTATGTGGACCGCCGTACCGTTTGAGACATAGGCCCGTTCAGTAAATAGTGTTTTTTTACATGTATAGAAGCTGtgcaaacattttttgaatAATGGCATAGTTCTGTAGTAATTCTGGTAGTATGTACCTCTCTAGTAGCAGGAAGTCGTCAAGTGTGAACCGCTCGTCCTCGGTGAGCGGGCCGATGAGACGAGCGTTGTGGAGGAcggcgcgcgcgccggcgcGGAGCTTCATGCTGCGCGCGCACAGCACCCGCGACGCCTTCAGCACCCACTCGTAGCGGTTGAGCGCGGGCACCAACTCCGGCTGTAACGACACTCTCTTAGGCCTCGGCCACGAAACGCACGCCCCGACGCTCGACGCTTGAAGCCGGCTAACCAgcggtaaataaaaatactattttttcgccagcaacatgctgagatgaggacATTTCGTGACACTTAACTCttactatgttctcttttatgtctgtctattactgtttgtgtgtttatgaataaaacaaattcaattctattctattctatggttccgattcaggccacacgatggcagaccctccaacgcgcacggtccctatattactcaacaatttacaactaatattagtaatattacaagcagaagcaGAAGATTTAATACAATTGCTAAAACAAGTGGTACTTTACGTCTGAAAAGGGAGTTCCCGTTAATCTAGTTATAATATTGCCTGAAGACTTTTCggtcgtcgcgacatctattgtcaaatagcagtactgataaattcgctacttgacgctagacgtcgactacgaaaataatacgcgttttggtaagaaaactgatgtatggagtcagcactccatacatcagttgcttacttaattatttctctatgacgCTATACAATTGTTTTAACCAATATATGGCGGTCGGCGTATGCGTCTAGTAAAGTTTGCGCgtactgtgtttttattttcaaaatatcaaaaatataaattagaatTAATTTTATGTCTCTTTTTGACGGTTTGACAATAATGGTTTAATAACGTTACTACGGTTTATTTTCACTTACCAATATATCGCAATCCTGTCTCTCGTGGCAGCCCTCGTCTTCCAAGAGTTGCGTGACATATTTGGTGGCCTTGGCAGGGTCGAGCGTCGTCAGCGCCGCGAGAACCACTTTGTTGAGGGACTGGTCCGCTGTAGACGATCCGTCCACGTTTGGAATGAAAGCCACGCGTACTCCACGTGAATCTCTCTGCAATTCCATATTCGGGTCATTCTCATTTACTCAGTCACTTAGTTTGTGACTTGTCTTGATGTGATGTGACTTGTCATAACCATGTATAAAAGCTTACATtactaatacttttttttttttaatataagaaCAGAAAGCTCGACAACGCGgctaatttataaataattatccgAATATTTAACATCATGAGAACCCTTAAATATTGCACATGGTTGTAACACATCTGTCAAAGTTATAGGATTAGCATACCATGAACATAATAGCATTCTTTAGCAGTTCCCTAGAAAGTTTTTGGTTGAGATCGCCAGTGATCCAAATAGTTTGTGTGATCTTCTCCGGTTTGCCAGACTTGGCGAAATATCTGAGGAGCGGCAGGGCGGTTGCTATAGCGTCGCGTCCTAGAACAAACAAACGTGgtcatataaaattatactgtatgtgtacagtcagcttcaATAGTAGCTTCGATA
Proteins encoded in this window:
- the LOC133520731 gene encoding uncharacterized protein LOC133520731, with translation MNNYIQVIVLLVLVSVAIECITPTNKFEDGLLRLIEKCRNDDVQSLPFEFPSLKRLRIPPMMFNYHGYRMSVSETKVKGLEDLSVQKLSASPVNMTMAMEIFVPTLAIRADRYHLQGTIMYIFSIDDKGVFKSNVNRLRARANIKFGAKENDTVVTHLKLDYSVNDIKIQLGGSSDTVNGIANNMISDLINSSETKNRLQLLIKQQANRYLRGHTPQEFVEIVSRI